From a region of the Impatiens glandulifera chromosome 4, dImpGla2.1, whole genome shotgun sequence genome:
- the LOC124935128 gene encoding probable receptor-like protein kinase At5g39030: MDKCYLKWAKTTSVHEALKRRELFVANAMGRSLFPLFEARKANFNSLVRDVNLEKKGLKLLDLLIEAYCSTVLQYVHGTGSSRFDILQSESSGIEFNCQDEEEPKETFEVPLTSKQRKSPSTKGKPSKSSDQEQTPYVEGERSSSQRATEFEQSKSSSSSEERLSSPPITRHLSHVRIVGSLHEYLLKFLFNLGTFQVFSISWMDDEDVEAVAAKKKRALIAANLDNVKKGEGSNRGGSSSARGTRSKRKPTQGGRGSCQSDRGGHSRGGDRGGGRDEEKLESFIRNHQTMASMRYTYSEIKRITNSFKERLGEGGYGTVYKGKLLNNNRLVAVKILNKTKGSGEDFVNEVSSISRTSHVNIVNLLGFSLKSGKRALVYEFMPNGSLDKFIHKDFVRMGKWEKLRQIATGIARGLEYLHLGCNTRILHFDIKPQNILLDENHCPKISDFGLAKMCAENESIVSMFGARGTIGYIAPEIVSRIIGPVSYKSDVYSYGMLVLEMVGVLKNTNNRNENMMEASSEMYFPDWVHKHLEEDNIEDLLQGDMKNEEIDIARKMISVGLWCVQMDPSKRPHMSKVVEMLEGTLDAMHNPPNPNALSSSVIANYSSLSSAVDDFV; encoded by the exons ATGGACAAGTGTTATCTCAAATGGGCAAAAACAACAAGTGTCCATGAGGCGCTTAAAAGAAGAGAACTCTTCGTGGCAAATGCGATGGGGCGTTCTCTGTTTCCTCTGTTCGAGGCAAGGAAAGCAAACTTTAACTCCCTCGTCAGGGATGTTAATTTAGAGAAAAAGGGTCTTAAACTCCTCGACTTGCTCATTGAGGCCTATTGCTCCACTGTCCTCCAATACGTTCATGGTACAGGGTCCTCTAGATTTGATATCTTACAATCCGAATCATCTGGGATAGAGTTCAATTGCCAAGATGAGGAGGAGCCG AAAGAGACATTCGAAGTTCCCCTAACTTCAAAACAAAGAAAGTCTCCATCTACTAAGGGGAAACCTTCGAAGTCGTCTGATCAAGAGCAGACGCCTTATGTTGAGGGGGAACGTTCTAGTTCCCAAAGAGCTACAGAATTTGAACAATCTAAATCCTCCTCTTCATCCGAAGAAAGACTGTCCAGTCCTCCAATCACTCGTCACTTATCTCATGTGAGGATAGTCGGTTCTCTTCATGAATATCTCCTGAAGTTCCTTTTCAATCTGGGGACATTTCAGGTTTTTTCAATCAGTTGGATG gatgatgaagatgttgaagCTGTAgctgcaaaaaaaaaaagagctCTCATTGCTGCCAAccttgataatgttaaaaagggggaaggaagcAATAGAGGGGGGTCAAGCTCCGCTCGTGGCACACGATCCAAAAGAAAACCCACTCAAGGTGGCCGAGGTAGTTGTCAATCTGATAGAGGTGGCCACAGTCGTGGAGGAGATAGAGGCGGTGGCAGG GATGAGGAGAAACTCGAGTCATTCATCAGAAATCATCAAACTATGGCCTCAATGAGATATACCTATTCTGAAATTAAGAGAATCACGAATTCTTTCAAAGAAAGATTGGGTGAAGGAGGATATGGAACAGTTTACAAAGGAAAACTCCTCAATAATAACCGTCTTGTAGCCGTAAAgatccttaataaaacaaaagggAGTGGAGAAGATTTCGTCAATGAGGTCTCGAGTATTAGTAGGACATCACATGTTAACATAGTCAACCTCTTGGGGTTTTCTCTCAAAAGTGGAAAAAGAGCTCTAGTTTATGAGTTCATGCCTAATGGATCATTGGATAAATTTATTCACAAGGATTTTGTGCGGATGGGGAAGTGGGAAAAGTTACGCCAAATTGCAACAGGAATAGCTCGAGGACTTGAGTATTTGCACTTAGGTTGCAACACACGAATACTGCATTTCGACATAAAGCCACAAAATATTCTACTAGATGAGAATCATTGTCCTAAGATCTCGGATTTTGGTCTTGCCAAGATGTGTGCGGAGAACGAAAGTATCGTGTCAATGTTTGGGGCGCGAGGAACCATTGGATACATAGCTCCAGAAATAGTAAGTCGAATAATAGGACCTGTCTCATACAAGTCAGATGTTTATAGCTATGGAATGTTGGTATTGGAAATGGTTGGAGTGCTGAAGAACACAAATAACCGTAATGAGAATATGATGGAGGCAAGTAGTGAGATGTACTTTCCAGATTGGGTTCACAAGCATCTTGAAGAAGACAATATTGAAGACTTATTACAAGGTGAcatgaaaaatgaagaaattgataTTGCAAGAAAGATGATATCAGTTGGATTGTGGTGTGTACAAATGGACCCATCCAAAAGGCCACATATGAGTAAGGTCGTGGAAATGTTGGAAGGTACCCTAGATGCAATGCACAACCCCCCAAACCCTAATGCTCTTTCCTCGAGTGTTATTGCAAACTACTCTTCATTGAGCTCAGCGGTGGATGATTTTGTGTAG